A portion of the Punica granatum isolate Tunisia-2019 chromosome 7, ASM765513v2, whole genome shotgun sequence genome contains these proteins:
- the LOC116215702 gene encoding FKBP12-interacting protein of 37 kDa isoform X2, whose protein sequence is MTTILGGTSRGPTVLGAQVSFCNLRRNKRSFGDMEDDEDDFFGSKKANLKVEETAPGAATGMILALRESLQNCKDTLTTCQTELEAAKSEIQKWHSSFQNESFIPSGASPEPKLVINYLQTLKSSEESLREQLEKAKKKEAAFIVTFAKREQEIAELKSAVRDLKAQLKPPSMQARRLLLDPAIHEEFTRLKNLVEEKDKKVKELQDNIAAVNFTPQSKMGKMLMAKCRTLQEENEEIGNQAAEGKIHELAMKLALQKSQNAELRSQFEGLYKHMEGLTSDVEKSNEMVLILQEKLEEKDQELSRLKSELQQKRLLEEKNDVVCAKREIDEATVSPKIETERS, encoded by the exons AT GACGACGATTTTGGGGGGGACTTCTCGGGGGCCAACAGTGCTCGGCGCTCAGGTTTCCTTCTGTAATTTGAGGA GAAATAAGAGAAGCTTTGGGGATATGGAGGACGATGAGGATGACTTCTTCGGCTCAAAGAAG GCTAACTTAAAAGTTGAAGAAACTGCCCCCGGTGCAGCAACGGGGATGATTTTGGCACTTCGTGAGAG TCTCCAAAACTGTAAGGACACCCTCACAACTTGCCAA ACTGAACTTGAAGCTGCAAAGTCTGAGATTCAGAAATGGCATTCTTCCTTTCAGAACGAGTCCTTTATACCTTCCGGTGCATCTCCTG AACCCAAATTGGTAATCAACTATCTGCAGACACTGAAATCTTCAGAGGAATCACTCAGAGAACAG TTGGAAAAggcaaagaaaaaagaagcagCCTTTATTGTCACATTTGCCAAACGGGAGCAGGAGATAGCTGAGCTGAAG TCTGCAGTGAGAGACTTGAAAGCCCAACTCAAGCCACCATCAATGCAG GCGAGGAGGTTATTACTGGATCCAGCAATTCATGAAGAGTTCACACGGTTAAAG AACTTGGTCGAGGAGAAGGACAAAAAAGTGAAAGAGTTGCAGGATAACATTGCCGCTGTTAATTTCACTCCGCAAAGCAAGATGGGTAAGATGCTCATGGCAAAGTGTCGGACGCTGCAAGAGGAAAATGAGGAGATTGGAAACCAAGCTGCCGAGGGCAAG ATACATGAATTGGCTATGAAACTTGCTTTACAGAAATCTCAGAATGCTGAACTCCGAAGTCAATTTGAAG GATTATACAAACACATGGAAGGGCTGACAAGTGATGttgaaaaatcaaatgaaatg GTGTTGATATTGCAAGAAAAGCTAGAAGAGAAAGATCAGGAGCTGAGTAGATTGAAGAGTGAGTTACAGCAGAAAAGACTGCTGGAGGAGAAAAATGATGTAGTTTGTGCTAAGAGAGAGATTGATGAGGCAACGGTATCCCCGAAAATAGAAACTGAGAGGAGTTGA
- the LOC116215702 gene encoding FKBP12-interacting protein of 37 kDa isoform X1 — MASHNQLDDDDDFGGDFSGANSARRSGNKRSFGDMEDDEDDFFGSKKANLKVEETAPGAATGMILALRESLQNCKDTLTTCQTELEAAKSEIQKWHSSFQNESFIPSGASPEPKLVINYLQTLKSSEESLREQLEKAKKKEAAFIVTFAKREQEIAELKSAVRDLKAQLKPPSMQARRLLLDPAIHEEFTRLKNLVEEKDKKVKELQDNIAAVNFTPQSKMGKMLMAKCRTLQEENEEIGNQAAEGKIHELAMKLALQKSQNAELRSQFEGLYKHMEGLTSDVEKSNEMVLILQEKLEEKDQELSRLKSELQQKRLLEEKNDVVCAKREIDEATVSPKIETERS, encoded by the exons ATGGCTTCTCACAATCAGCTCGACGAT GACGACGATTTTGGGGGGGACTTCTCGGGGGCCAACAGTGCTCGGCGCTCAG GAAATAAGAGAAGCTTTGGGGATATGGAGGACGATGAGGATGACTTCTTCGGCTCAAAGAAG GCTAACTTAAAAGTTGAAGAAACTGCCCCCGGTGCAGCAACGGGGATGATTTTGGCACTTCGTGAGAG TCTCCAAAACTGTAAGGACACCCTCACAACTTGCCAA ACTGAACTTGAAGCTGCAAAGTCTGAGATTCAGAAATGGCATTCTTCCTTTCAGAACGAGTCCTTTATACCTTCCGGTGCATCTCCTG AACCCAAATTGGTAATCAACTATCTGCAGACACTGAAATCTTCAGAGGAATCACTCAGAGAACAG TTGGAAAAggcaaagaaaaaagaagcagCCTTTATTGTCACATTTGCCAAACGGGAGCAGGAGATAGCTGAGCTGAAG TCTGCAGTGAGAGACTTGAAAGCCCAACTCAAGCCACCATCAATGCAG GCGAGGAGGTTATTACTGGATCCAGCAATTCATGAAGAGTTCACACGGTTAAAG AACTTGGTCGAGGAGAAGGACAAAAAAGTGAAAGAGTTGCAGGATAACATTGCCGCTGTTAATTTCACTCCGCAAAGCAAGATGGGTAAGATGCTCATGGCAAAGTGTCGGACGCTGCAAGAGGAAAATGAGGAGATTGGAAACCAAGCTGCCGAGGGCAAG ATACATGAATTGGCTATGAAACTTGCTTTACAGAAATCTCAGAATGCTGAACTCCGAAGTCAATTTGAAG GATTATACAAACACATGGAAGGGCTGACAAGTGATGttgaaaaatcaaatgaaatg GTGTTGATATTGCAAGAAAAGCTAGAAGAGAAAGATCAGGAGCTGAGTAGATTGAAGAGTGAGTTACAGCAGAAAAGACTGCTGGAGGAGAAAAATGATGTAGTTTGTGCTAAGAGAGAGATTGATGAGGCAACGGTATCCCCGAAAATAGAAACTGAGAGGAGTTGA